DNA from Diaphorobacter limosus:
TGGCGGGCCAGCGCTTTGGCTTCACCACCGGCTGGCGCATGCTGATCGAGCAGCGTGACGCCAGCGGCGTCATGGGCCAGCTGCTGCTGTTGGCGCTGGCCGCGGCCCTGGCCATGCCGCTGCTGGGCCATTACCCCGAGCTCACGGCCGCACTCGGCCCGCCCAGCGTCAGCCTGCTGGTGGGCGCGTTTGTCTTCGGCCTGTGCATGCAGATTGCCGACGGCTGCGGCAGCGGCACGCTGTACAAGGCCGGGTTGGGCATTCCCATGAACGCTGCCATCCTGCCGCTGTTTGCGCTGGGCAGCTTTCTGGGCTCGCTGCACCTGGGTTTCTGGCTGGATCTGGGGCGCGTGCAGCCCGTGGGCCTGGTCAACCAGTTCGGCTGGGTGCAGGCGCTGCTCATCACCCTGGCCGCTCTGGCCCTGGCGGCCGTGGCCGTGCGCTGGTACGTGGGCCGCGCCAGCCAGGCCGCGGGCCAGGCGCCCAAGCCGCTGCTGGTGCGCAAGTGGATGCTGGGCGCGGTGCTGCTGGCGCTGCTGGCCACGGCAAACCTGCTGATTGCCGGCCAGCCCTGGGGCGTGGTCTACGGCTTTGGCCTGTGGGCGGCAAAACTGGCCCAGGCCACGGATGCGGCGGATCTGGCGGGCAACTGGTTCTGGAGCCAGGGCGGCAACGCCGCACGCCTGCAGGAGACAGTGCTGATGGACGTGACCAGCATCACCAACATCGGCATCCTGGGCGGCGCGCTGTGGGTGTCGGCGGGCAAGGCCACCACGGCCAAGCCCTTGAACGGCACGCAATGGGCCGTGGCTCTGGTGGCCGGCCTGGCGCTGGGCTACAGCTCGCGCCTGGCCTTTGGCTGCAACGTGGGCGCCATGCTCTCGGGCATCTCCACGGGCAGCATCCACGGCTGGATCTGGGTGCCGCTGGCCTTTGCCGGCACCATCTTCGGCCTGCGCATCCGCCGCCATTTCGGCTTTTGAAGTACCCGCATCACGCCATGACACAGCACACCACCTTGCGCCTGGTCTTCTGGGCCATTCTTGTCGCCTTCCTGGCCTGGGACTGGGCCGGCTCCAAGCCCGTGGATCTGCGCCTGGAGCCACCGCTGATCGCCGCCGGCTCGGGCCAGGCTGCCAGCGGCGGGCATTGCTCCATGCCGGATTGACGCGCCCCTGCCGCGCCAGCACGAAGGCCTCCGTACGGAGGCCTTCTGCGTTGCCGGCGGGCGTTCAGTGACGCCCGCCCTGACTCCCGATCAGCGCGGCACGGTGATGGACATGCCGCTGAAGCCTATCTGATCCGCCGCACCCGGCGCCATGGCAAATGGCGGTACGTTGGCTGCGGTGATGGCCGGCGCCGCCGCCGCCCCCGCCGTACCACCGCGTGGCGTGGTGCGCACCACCTGGCTGGCGGGCAGCGCACTACCGCTCTTCAGATGCGCCCACATCACATCCATGGCCTGGTTGAAGTAAGGGTGCAGCGGCACGAAGCGCGTGTCAAAGCCGCTAAAGGGCAGGAAGGCATCGAAATGCTGGCCATTGACGACCTCGATGTAGCGCAGCTTGCTGGCCGCGCCTTCGATCGTGCGGTTCAGCGCCGTGTAGGCGCGCGCGTTGTGGTTCACCGGCACCAGCGCATCGCTGCGGCCGGCAACGATGATGGTCGGCTTGCCGCGCAGGTTGGCGCTGTGCAGCACCTCGGCAATGCCGGCACGCACGGCGTCGCTTTGCGCCTTGCTTGGCTGGCTGCTCGCCGTGAGCGCGGCGCCCGTGGCCAGGTCCTTGCCACTGACCAGCGCGTGCTGGCACAGGGCGTTGTCCAGGCCAAAGTCGGCCACACCCGTGGAGGGTGACACCGCCCAGGGCCAGGACTTGGCCCCGCCCTTGGAGTCGTTGTAGATCACCGTGGCCGGCGTGCCATTGGCCGTGCCGTTGGCCGTGGCAAAGCTGCTGGCCAGCGCCGCGGGGGCGGCCGCCACCACGTCGCCCGTGGCATTGGCCGCGGCGAAGCTGGCGCCGCACAGATTGGCATCGACACCAAAGCGGCCATAGGCCATGGTGTACATGGCCGAGAGGATGGGGCCGTTGCCCAACGCGTAATGGGCGTTGTGCATGCTGTCGTTGTCGCTGCTCCAGCCGTAGGCGCGCAGCCTGGCCAGGGCGTCGGCGGCACGCTCGGCCGTCGTCGCGCCAGTCACCAGGCCCTTGGCCGCCAGGCCATCGCAGCGCGCCGTGGCGCGGGCCGTCATGGCGGTCAGGGCGATGTAGTTGTAGATCGAGGTCTCGGCCATCGCCGCATCGGCCGCCAGCGCCGCGCAGGGCTGGTAGATGTTGCCGTAGGTGGTGTAGTCGGCCAGGGTCTTGCCGTAGCCCGCCACGGCCGCGCCGCCGAACTGGATGCCGTAGCCCGCCGTGGTGGGCATCTCGGTCACCGGCTCGGAGGCCACCACGCCGTCGATCAGGCCATCGCCGTCCTGCTCGGCCGCGCGCAGCGAGGCCGCGCCACCATTGGAGGCCGAGCCTGCTATCACCAGCGTGTTGCCCGCAGTGAACGGCACGCGGTTGTCGGGCGTGCCGTAGCGCGCGTTCAACACGTACAGCGCATAGCGGCCCGCGGCCAGCGTGTCCAGGCCCCAGTCCTTCTCAGGGTTCTGCTGTGAATGCGCGTGCTTGATGGCAATGCGATTGGGCAGAACGGCGTTGTAGGCAGCGCGCGCGGCGTCGCTCAGGTTCGCGGCAAAGAAGCTCAGCGCCCCGGCCACGGTGCGCGTGGCGCGCGTGCCGTCGATCCTGTTGACGGTGTCGTCACTCAGGTTGTGCAGGCCCACTCCCTTGCCGGCGTCGGTCAGCGCCACGGCACAGCCTTTCTTCAGGCCCCATTCGCCCGCCGTGCCAATGGCGCCATACACCCCTCGCGAGCCCGACGAGGCGCCCAGCACGATGCAGGGGTTGCTGGCGCTGAAGCTGTCGGGCACCTGCACCGCGATCACGGTCTGCTTGCGCCCCGTGCCATCGTCGAGCACGGCGACATATTCGCGGCCGGGGATCAGGCCCTCATTGCTGGTCACCTGGCCGTCGACCGTGACATTGGGGCCGTACAGCAGGCCATAACCGCCCCCGGCCGACGGGTCGAGAATGCCGCGGTAGTTGGAATACAGAGCATTGCGCCGCAGCTCGGCCGCCGTGGGATTCGCCGGGTCGGCATAGGCCGGCGCGGCGGCGGCGCCCAGGCCCGTCCTGCCCATGCCGCCCGTGAGCAGATCCTGCGTGGCCGCCGTGTCGCCCTTGCCCACCGTGGTGGCCGGGTAGGCCGTGGCGCTGATCTCCTTGATGCCCTTGGGCAGCTCATTGGATGGCCCCGAGCCACCGCAGGCCGCCAGCGTGGCGGCGGACAGGGCCGTCATGACCCAGCGCATCGTCGTTCCCTCATTTCCTCACATGTTGTCTCCTGTGGTTGTGGTGATGCATGCACGAGAAAACGCACGATACCGGGAAACAACCAGCCATCCGGCGCGAGAAAACCCGAGGAGCGGGCCGTCGGGCCACGGCCCGATGCGCGCGCTCAGCTCACATCGTCCACGTTTTGGCGCGCACGCGCCAGGTT
Protein-coding regions in this window:
- a CDS encoding YeeE/YedE thiosulfate transporter family protein; protein product: MKRLPLAAVLAVFTGWLLWSVSTRQAALFAVGLGLGAVLAGQRFGFTTGWRMLIEQRDASGVMGQLLLLALAAALAMPLLGHYPELTAALGPPSVSLLVGAFVFGLCMQIADGCGSGTLYKAGLGIPMNAAILPLFALGSFLGSLHLGFWLDLGRVQPVGLVNQFGWVQALLITLAALALAAVAVRWYVGRASQAAGQAPKPLLVRKWMLGAVLLALLATANLLIAGQPWGVVYGFGLWAAKLAQATDAADLAGNWFWSQGGNAARLQETVLMDVTSITNIGILGGALWVSAGKATTAKPLNGTQWAVALVAGLALGYSSRLAFGCNVGAMLSGISTGSIHGWIWVPLAFAGTIFGLRIRRHFGF
- a CDS encoding 3-hydroxybutyrate oligomer hydrolase family protein; this encodes MRWVMTALSAATLAACGGSGPSNELPKGIKEISATAYPATTVGKGDTAATQDLLTGGMGRTGLGAAAAPAYADPANPTAAELRRNALYSNYRGILDPSAGGGYGLLYGPNVTVDGQVTSNEGLIPGREYVAVLDDGTGRKQTVIAVQVPDSFSASNPCIVLGASSGSRGVYGAIGTAGEWGLKKGCAVALTDAGKGVGLHNLSDDTVNRIDGTRATRTVAGALSFFAANLSDAARAAYNAVLPNRIAIKHAHSQQNPEKDWGLDTLAAGRYALYVLNARYGTPDNRVPFTAGNTLVIAGSASNGGAASLRAAEQDGDGLIDGVVASEPVTEMPTTAGYGIQFGGAAVAGYGKTLADYTTYGNIYQPCAALAADAAMAETSIYNYIALTAMTARATARCDGLAAKGLVTGATTAERAADALARLRAYGWSSDNDSMHNAHYALGNGPILSAMYTMAYGRFGVDANLCGASFAAANATGDVVAAAPAALASSFATANGTANGTPATVIYNDSKGGAKSWPWAVSPSTGVADFGLDNALCQHALVSGKDLATGAALTASSQPSKAQSDAVRAGIAEVLHSANLRGKPTIIVAGRSDALVPVNHNARAYTALNRTIEGAASKLRYIEVVNGQHFDAFLPFSGFDTRFVPLHPYFNQAMDVMWAHLKSGSALPASQVVRTTPRGGTAGAAAAPAITAANVPPFAMAPGAADQIGFSGMSITVPR